One stretch of Lacrimispora sphenoides DNA includes these proteins:
- the proS gene encoding proline--tRNA ligase: protein MAKEKKLVEAITSMEVDFAQWYTDVVKKAELIDYSSVKGCMVIKPAGYAIWENIQSELDRRFKEVGVENVYMPMFIPESLLEKEKDHVEGFAPEVAWVTHGGLEPLQERLCVRPTSETLFCDFYSREIQSYRDLPKLYNQWCSVVRWEKTTRPFLRSREFLWQEGHTAHATANEAQERTEQMLNIYANFCEEILAMPVIRGQKTDKEKFAGAEATYTIEALMHDGKALQSGTSHNFGDGFAKAFDIQYSDKENKLQYVHQTSWGLSTRLIGGIIMVHGDDSGLVLPPRIAPIQVIIVPVQQQKEGVLDKAYELKEVLSNYKVKVDDSDKSPGWKFSESEMRGIPVRVEIGPRDISENQAVLVRRDTHEKITVSLDEINNKVGELLDTIQKDMLERARIHRDVHTYEATDMDTFVKTVEEKPGFVKAMWCGSQECEDKIKEITGATSRCMPFKQETLADTCVCCGKPAGKMVYWGRAY, encoded by the coding sequence ATGGCAAAGGAAAAGAAATTAGTAGAAGCGATTACATCCATGGAGGTGGATTTTGCGCAGTGGTATACGGATGTTGTAAAGAAAGCAGAGTTAATTGATTACTCCAGCGTAAAGGGCTGCATGGTCATCAAACCGGCAGGGTATGCCATCTGGGAAAACATTCAGAGCGAGCTTGACAGAAGGTTTAAGGAAGTAGGGGTGGAAAATGTTTACATGCCTATGTTTATTCCGGAAAGCCTTCTTGAAAAGGAAAAGGACCATGTAGAAGGATTCGCTCCTGAGGTGGCCTGGGTAACCCACGGAGGTTTGGAGCCGCTGCAGGAAAGGCTTTGTGTCAGACCTACCTCCGAAACCCTTTTCTGTGATTTTTATTCCAGAGAAATCCAGTCCTACCGTGACTTACCGAAGCTTTATAATCAGTGGTGTTCCGTGGTGCGCTGGGAAAAGACCACCAGACCGTTCTTACGCTCCAGAGAATTTCTATGGCAGGAAGGCCATACGGCTCATGCGACTGCCAATGAAGCGCAGGAAAGAACGGAGCAGATGCTTAATATATACGCAAATTTCTGTGAAGAAATCCTTGCAATGCCTGTTATACGCGGTCAAAAGACTGATAAGGAAAAATTTGCCGGAGCAGAGGCAACCTATACCATCGAAGCCCTGATGCACGATGGAAAGGCGCTTCAGTCAGGAACCAGCCATAACTTTGGAGATGGGTTTGCAAAAGCTTTTGATATTCAGTATTCAGATAAGGAAAATAAACTTCAGTATGTTCATCAGACTTCATGGGGATTGAGCACCAGACTTATCGGTGGTATCATCATGGTCCATGGTGATGACAGCGGCCTTGTGCTTCCTCCCAGAATTGCTCCGATCCAGGTGATCATCGTTCCGGTTCAGCAGCAGAAGGAGGGCGTTCTCGATAAAGCTTATGAGTTAAAAGAAGTTCTTTCTAATTATAAAGTAAAAGTTGACGATTCCGATAAGAGCCCGGGCTGGAAATTCAGCGAATCAGAGATGCGTGGTATTCCGGTTCGAGTGGAAATCGGTCCAAGAGATATTTCAGAGAACCAGGCGGTTTTGGTACGCCGTGACACCCATGAGAAGATTACCGTATCCTTAGATGAGATAAATAATAAGGTAGGAGAGCTTCTGGACACAATCCAAAAGGATATGCTGGAACGCGCCAGAATTCACCGGGATGTTCATACCTACGAGGCAACGGATATGGATACCTTTGTTAAAACTGTGGAGGAAAAACCGGGCTTTGTAAAGGCCATGTGGTGCGGCTCCCAGGAATGTGAGGATAAGATCAAGGAGATTACAGGAGCAACATCCCGCTGTATGCCATTTAAGCAGGAAACGCTTGCCGATACCTGTGTATGCTGCGGAAAACCTGCAGGTAAGATGGTTTACTGGGGCAGAGCGTATTAA
- a CDS encoding AI-2E family transporter translates to MVKPSRKLKKTLLILGVTGAVYLCFRYLLPLVIPFLIAYVFALSLRPSALWVEKKTRFIVKGKVISIPLAVIGGVEIILLMIAFGILLYVGGRKLLMEARLLLQSLPAILEGVDLWLMDNCSFAERFLKLPDGYAVEIVRDIITGGQTAIKSRIMPFLMVNSMTIMKWIVQATVIIIILLIATVLSLQEMDEIRERRDNSIFRFEYAMLGRRLTTVGSAWLKTQGAIMMFTMVVCSSGLFLLGNPYFILFGIGIGLLDALPIFGTGTVLIPWALFSMINKNWKYGIGLIIIYVICYFLREIMEAKIMGGQVGLTPLETLASMYVGLQLFGLLGFILGPIGLLIVEDIVEVYECWCCHDGKERLDPEE, encoded by the coding sequence ATGGTGAAACCGAGCAGGAAACTGAAGAAAACATTATTAATATTGGGAGTTACAGGGGCAGTGTATCTGTGTTTTCGATATCTGCTGCCCCTTGTGATTCCCTTTTTGATTGCTTATGTATTTGCCCTTTCCCTACGGCCCTCTGCTCTTTGGGTTGAGAAAAAGACCCGCTTCATTGTAAAGGGGAAGGTGATTTCCATTCCCCTGGCGGTTATTGGCGGAGTAGAGATCATACTTCTTATGATCGCTTTTGGGATTCTTCTTTACGTGGGTGGAAGAAAGCTGCTTATGGAAGCCAGGCTTTTGCTTCAAAGTCTTCCTGCAATCCTGGAAGGCGTGGATCTTTGGCTCATGGATAACTGTTCCTTTGCAGAACGTTTTTTAAAGCTGCCTGACGGATATGCAGTAGAAATAGTAAGGGATATTATCACAGGTGGGCAGACTGCCATTAAAAGCAGGATTATGCCTTTTCTCATGGTGAACTCCATGACCATTATGAAATGGATCGTTCAGGCAACCGTTATTATCATCATACTGCTTATTGCCACGGTCCTGTCCCTTCAGGAAATGGATGAGATCCGGGAAAGACGGGACAATTCCATATTCCGCTTTGAATATGCCATGCTGGGAAGACGGCTTACAACGGTGGGAAGTGCCTGGTTAAAGACTCAGGGGGCTATCATGATGTTTACCATGGTGGTTTGTTCGTCAGGACTGTTTTTGCTGGGAAATCCCTACTTTATATTATTCGGGATCGGGATCGGGCTATTGGATGCGCTTCCGATTTTCGGGACCGGGACGGTGCTCATTCCCTGGGCCCTGTTTTCCATGATAAATAAAAACTGGAAGTACGGAATCGGACTGATCATCATATATGTGATCTGCTATTTCCTAAGAGAGATCATGGAAGCTAAAATCATGGGAGGACAAGTTGGTCTTACGCCTTTGGAGACCCTTGCTTCCATGTATGTAGGACTTCAGCTCTTCGGGCTTTTGGGATTTATTCTTGGCCCTATCGGTTTATTGATTGTGGAAGATATTGTGGAGGTATATGAGTGCTGGTGCTGTCATGATGGAAAGGAAAGGCTGGATCCGGAGGAATGA
- a CDS encoding RluA family pseudouridine synthase, with product MDLNILYEDEEILVVEKPVGIESQTARSFEPDMVSEVKKHINTLSPKQGEPYVGVIHRLDKPVGGVMVYAKTKGAAESLSSQVSKHQMEKIYYAVVCGKPVENFGAYVDYLWKDGKTNCSKIVDKGIKGAKLAELHYQVVENKNIGSEECCLTKITLKTGRHHQIRVQMAGHGTPLWGDRKYNPMVQKNTAVGNVALFAYSLSFSHPVTKKRLGFSVKPKGEVFEMFSLSGIV from the coding sequence ATGGATCTTAACATACTGTACGAAGATGAAGAGATACTGGTGGTAGAAAAACCAGTGGGAATTGAATCCCAAACTGCAAGGTCCTTTGAACCGGATATGGTCAGTGAGGTGAAGAAACATATCAACACGTTATCCCCAAAGCAAGGGGAGCCTTATGTGGGAGTTATCCACAGGCTGGATAAGCCGGTTGGAGGCGTCATGGTGTATGCAAAGACCAAAGGAGCTGCAGAGTCCTTAAGCAGTCAGGTTTCTAAGCATCAAATGGAGAAAATTTATTATGCAGTGGTTTGTGGAAAACCTGTGGAAAACTTTGGTGCTTACGTGGATTATTTGTGGAAGGACGGTAAAACCAATTGTTCTAAAATTGTGGATAAGGGGATAAAAGGTGCAAAACTCGCAGAGCTCCATTATCAGGTTGTGGAAAACAAGAACATCGGGAGTGAAGAGTGCTGCCTGACAAAGATCACATTAAAAACCGGCCGTCATCATCAGATCCGGGTACAGATGGCGGGACACGGCACACCCCTGTGGGGCGACCGGAAGTATAATCCCATGGTTCAAAAGAATACTGCCGTCGGTAACGTGGCGTTATTTGCTTACAGCTTATCGTTTTCCCATCCAGTCACAAAGAAAAGGCTGGGCTTTTCAGTGAAACCAAAGGGAGAAGTCTTTGAGATGTTTTCATTATCGGGAATTGTATAA
- a CDS encoding nitroreductase family protein — protein MNQTIKELMERKSVRVYEDRAIEPEKKAAIIEAALQAPTAGNMTLYSIIDVTDQERKETLAVTCDNQPFIAKAPLVLVFVADYQRWYELFCHYEEEVRHPGLGDLLLACDDALIAAQNAVVAAESMGIGSCYIGDIMEQYETHRDLFGLPKYAVPAAMVVFGYPSRQQQEREKPERLKPEAVVSTNSYRRLSPEEFSLELKKTQGREEDFERWIKAFCKRKWNSDFSAEMSRSVEAMMAAWKKEE, from the coding sequence ATGAATCAGACGATAAAAGAACTTATGGAAAGAAAATCTGTCCGTGTATATGAGGACCGGGCCATTGAGCCGGAGAAAAAAGCGGCTATTATAGAGGCGGCCCTACAGGCACCTACGGCAGGAAACATGACCCTGTATTCCATTATTGATGTGACGGATCAGGAGCGAAAGGAAACTCTGGCAGTAACCTGTGACAACCAGCCATTTATTGCAAAGGCACCTCTGGTGCTGGTTTTTGTAGCAGATTATCAGAGGTGGTACGAGCTGTTCTGTCACTATGAAGAAGAGGTCCGCCATCCTGGACTTGGAGATCTTTTACTGGCTTGTGATGATGCCCTTATAGCCGCTCAGAATGCGGTTGTGGCGGCAGAATCCATGGGCATTGGCTCCTGTTACATTGGCGATATTATGGAGCAGTATGAAACCCACAGGGATTTGTTCGGCCTTCCAAAGTATGCGGTTCCGGCGGCTATGGTGGTCTTTGGATATCCCTCCAGGCAGCAGCAGGAGAGAGAAAAACCGGAGCGGCTTAAGCCTGAGGCTGTGGTGTCCACGAATTCCTACCGCCGTTTAAGCCCGGAGGAATTTTCCCTGGAGCTTAAAAAGACCCAGGGCAGGGAAGAGGACTTTGAGCGATGGATAAAGGCTTTTTGCAAACGCAAATGGAATTCTGATTTCAGTGCAGAGATGAGCCGGTCTGTGGAAGCTATGATGGCTGCATGGAAGAAAGAGGAGTAA
- the trhA gene encoding PAQR family membrane homeostasis protein TrhA: MEIKIKDPVSALTHFIAMILALIAATPLLIKASSDGGLHLAALTVFIISMVFLYAASTIYHTLDISPKINRLLKKIDHMMIFILIAGTYTPICLIVLGDKTGWSLLALVWGIAISGIIIKACFIMCPKWFSSSLYIAMGWVCVLAFSKITATLSSAGFLWLLAGGIIYTIGGIIYALKLPLFNAKHKSFGSHEIFHLFVMGGSLCHYILMYHFVA, translated from the coding sequence ATGGAAATTAAAATTAAAGATCCGGTCAGTGCCCTCACACATTTTATCGCCATGATACTGGCACTTATTGCCGCAACCCCACTGCTTATTAAGGCTTCTTCCGACGGGGGGCTCCATCTTGCCGCCTTAACGGTTTTTATCATCAGTATGGTTTTTCTTTACGCAGCCAGCACCATCTACCATACTCTTGATATCTCACCCAAAATCAACCGTCTGCTGAAAAAAATAGATCATATGATGATTTTCATCCTGATAGCAGGAACGTATACGCCAATCTGCCTGATCGTTCTGGGAGATAAGACCGGCTGGAGTCTGCTTGCTCTGGTTTGGGGCATTGCCATTTCAGGAATTATCATAAAAGCCTGTTTTATTATGTGCCCCAAATGGTTTTCGTCAAGTCTCTACATTGCCATGGGCTGGGTTTGCGTTCTGGCATTTTCAAAGATTACGGCTACCCTTTCTTCTGCCGGTTTTCTCTGGCTGCTTGCCGGAGGCATCATTTATACCATAGGCGGCATTATCTATGCTCTTAAGCTTCCTCTTTTTAACGCGAAGCATAAAAGCTTTGGATCCCATGAGATCTTTCACCTATTCGTCATGGGCGGAAGCTTATGCCATTATATTTTGATGTACCATTTTGTTGCATAA
- a CDS encoding GIY-YIG nuclease family protein — translation MNYTYILRCADDTLYCGWTNHLEKRLIAHNQGKGAKYTKARRPVVLAYWEEFSTKEEAMRREAAIKKLTRKDKLKLMGEIV, via the coding sequence ATGAACTATACCTATATTTTAAGATGTGCAGATGATACCCTGTATTGCGGCTGGACAAACCACTTAGAAAAACGTTTAATAGCCCATAACCAGGGAAAAGGGGCCAAATATACAAAAGCCCGCAGACCTGTGGTCCTGGCTTACTGGGAGGAGTTTTCTACAAAAGAAGAAGCCATGCGGAGGGAAGCCGCCATTAAAAAACTTACCAGGAAGGACAAGCTAAAACTGATGGGTGAAATTGTATAA
- a CDS encoding DUF3794 and LysM peptidoglycan-binding domain-containing protein translates to MLELVKKNIHMNRWKGYAASQITLDDDFIVPDSMDDVDQIILSSGDITIDSVKVQTERVVVRGKLDFMNLFRGVDGGLQTLSGSINFEEPINVPGLEEKDYVQLGWELEDLNAGLINSRKLSVKSIVSLKVKVETASDINAAVEVDTGGPVTDVPMVETLRRNLDVASIALRHKDTFRIKDTVTLSGNKPNIDHVLWTEMKLRGVSLRPMDGKMMLDGELLVFVIYQGEGEGAPIQWVEESIPFSGELAVPDMTEDMVPLVTVHIIHKDIEAKPDSDGEMREMDMDSVLELDMKLYKEENMELLSDIYSTNRELTLQTEEALFDKILTKNMSRCKVVEKLSLDQADRILQICHSEGTVKIDDTEIKEDGLHVEGVLEVRILYMTSDDDQPIQSTVEDIPFHFLIEAPGINEQTVCQLNPGLEQLSAVMMGGGTVEVKATISLDLLALQPIREQIITNALESPMDLNNLQKLPGIVGYIVQPEDSLWNIAKKFHTTIDTIIATNGLTDKSVRPGDRLILVKELA, encoded by the coding sequence ATGTTGGAGCTGGTGAAGAAAAACATACATATGAATCGTTGGAAAGGATATGCCGCGTCCCAGATTACTCTTGATGATGACTTCATCGTCCCAGACAGTATGGATGATGTGGATCAGATTATTTTAAGTTCCGGCGATATTACCATTGATTCCGTAAAGGTTCAGACAGAACGGGTCGTGGTCCGGGGCAAGCTGGATTTTATGAATCTCTTCCGAGGAGTGGATGGAGGGCTTCAGACCCTTTCAGGAAGCATTAACTTTGAGGAACCCATCAATGTCCCCGGACTGGAGGAGAAGGATTACGTCCAGCTGGGGTGGGAGCTTGAGGATTTAAACGCTGGGCTCATTAATTCCAGGAAGCTGAGCGTAAAGTCGATCGTATCACTTAAGGTGAAGGTGGAAACTGCCAGCGATATAAACGCTGCTGTGGAAGTGGACACGGGAGGCCCGGTAACAGATGTGCCAATGGTGGAAACCCTTCGCCGCAATCTGGATGTTGCATCCATTGCTCTACGTCACAAGGATACGTTCCGCATCAAGGATACGGTTACTCTTTCAGGAAACAAGCCAAACATTGATCACGTTTTATGGACCGAAATGAAGTTAAGAGGCGTTTCCTTAAGGCCCATGGATGGAAAGATGATGCTTGACGGGGAACTGTTAGTCTTTGTTATTTACCAGGGAGAAGGGGAAGGCGCGCCCATCCAGTGGGTAGAGGAGAGCATTCCGTTTTCAGGGGAACTGGCTGTTCCGGATATGACTGAGGATATGGTTCCTTTGGTTACAGTCCACATAATCCATAAGGATATTGAGGCAAAACCGGATTCAGACGGTGAGATGCGGGAAATGGATATGGATTCTGTTCTTGAGCTGGATATGAAGCTTTACAAGGAAGAGAATATGGAGCTGCTCAGCGATATATATTCCACCAACAGGGAATTGACGCTGCAGACGGAGGAAGCTCTTTTTGATAAGATCCTGACGAAAAATATGAGCAGATGCAAGGTGGTAGAAAAGCTCAGCCTGGATCAGGCGGACCGGATCCTCCAGATATGCCACAGTGAAGGCACTGTTAAAATCGATGACACCGAAATCAAAGAGGACGGACTTCATGTGGAAGGTGTTTTAGAGGTTCGGATCCTTTATATGACTTCTGACGATGACCAGCCGATCCAGTCAACCGTGGAAGATATTCCATTCCATTTCCTGATTGAGGCACCGGGGATCAATGAGCAGACGGTCTGCCAGCTGAATCCGGGCTTAGAGCAGCTTAGTGCGGTTATGATGGGTGGAGGAACCGTTGAAGTAAAGGCGACCATTTCCCTTGACTTACTGGCCTTGCAGCCGATCCGCGAGCAGATCATCACAAACGCATTGGAATCGCCCATGGATTTAAACAACTTGCAGAAGCTTCCCGGAATCGTGGGATATATTGTGCAGCCTGAGGATTCCCTCTGGAATATCGCTAAAAAGTTCCATACAACCATTGATACCATTATAGCGACCAATGGATTGACGGATAAATCCGTAAGACCGGGTGACCGGCTGATTCTTGTGAAGGAATTGGCATAA
- the cysE gene encoding serine O-acetyltransferase, with translation MILKDIWLDVTAVKERDPAARSKLEVLLLYQGVHALIWHRFAHWFYQHKMFFIARFISQLARFFTLIEIHPGAQLGHGILIDHGSGVVIGETTVVGDNCTIYQGVTLGGVGLNKGKRHPTLGNNVTVGAGAKILGSFDVGDNCTIAANAVLLKPLESNVTAVGIPARPIKIDGVPLPKKESNLVTMDHYCKMEERVRELEETLSKLQTELSSYQEKEHSDQPEASLEGKIEE, from the coding sequence ATGATATTAAAGGATATATGGCTTGATGTTACGGCAGTAAAAGAGCGGGATCCGGCGGCCAGAAGCAAGCTTGAAGTGCTTTTGCTCTATCAGGGAGTTCATGCTTTGATCTGGCATCGTTTTGCCCACTGGTTTTACCAGCACAAGATGTTTTTTATAGCCAGGTTTATTTCCCAGCTGGCAAGATTTTTTACACTGATCGAGATTCATCCCGGCGCGCAGCTGGGGCATGGGATTTTAATTGACCATGGCAGCGGAGTGGTGATCGGAGAAACTACGGTGGTAGGAGATAATTGTACAATATACCAGGGAGTGACTTTAGGCGGCGTGGGACTTAATAAGGGAAAGCGCCATCCCACCCTTGGTAATAATGTGACCGTGGGAGCAGGGGCTAAGATTCTGGGCTCCTTTGACGTAGGAGATAATTGTACCATAGCGGCAAATGCCGTGCTTTTAAAGCCTTTGGAGAGCAACGTAACAGCGGTCGGAATTCCCGCCCGCCCGATTAAGATCGATGGTGTGCCCCTTCCCAAGAAGGAAAGCAATCTGGTGACCATGGATCATTACTGCAAGATGGAAGAGCGGGTCAGGGAATTGGAAGAAACGCTATCTAAACTGCAGACAGAGCTGTCTTCCTATCAGGAAAAAGAGCACTCCGATCAGCCGGAGGCATCTTTGGAGGGGAAAATTGAGGAATAG
- a CDS encoding protease complex subunit PrcB family protein, which yields MWVLVVRTLSGCTLNKDSGDKVRDLEFTVVADADIPQELSQIIAEKQQSPFKLTYSDDQNLYIVVGFGKQAGGGYSIAVNDLYLTDNSIVLDTELIGPEKGENMGTEPSYPFIVIKTEMSELPVVFQ from the coding sequence ATGTGGGTACTGGTGGTACGTACCTTAAGCGGGTGTACTTTAAACAAGGATAGTGGTGATAAGGTGCGGGATCTGGAATTTACCGTGGTAGCTGATGCAGATATTCCGCAGGAACTTAGTCAGATCATTGCTGAGAAGCAGCAGTCACCTTTTAAGCTGACCTACAGCGATGATCAGAACCTTTACATAGTGGTTGGTTTCGGAAAGCAGGCTGGTGGGGGATATAGCATCGCAGTCAATGATCTTTATCTGACAGATAATTCCATTGTCCTGGATACGGAACTGATCGGCCCGGAAAAGGGAGAGAATATGGGGACGGAACCCTCTTATCCCTTCATCGTCATTAAAACGGAGATGTCAGAGCTTCCGGTAGTGTTTCAGTAG
- a CDS encoding AraC family transcriptional regulator, giving the protein MDWLDKMNGALNYIEDNLSGEIHLEEVARRACCSSFNFQRMFSFMADVSLADYIRRRRLSQAAMELLTTEEKVIDVALTYGYESPVSFARAFYAVHGMNPSEVRKSGRKIKAYPRISFEITIKGVEAMNYYVKELGEFRLVGIKERMSLDNGENLKRIPKFWNEFSSQGWCEKILKFNDNKDLLFMGVCANPDDKGFDYYIATGSNKEIPEDMAELVVPAGQYVIFECVGRLPEGQQNIWKRIFTEWFPSAGYEMIDGPQLEWYPEGDITSEEYRSEIWIPVRKKE; this is encoded by the coding sequence GTGGATTGGCTGGATAAAATGAACGGGGCTCTGAACTATATTGAAGATAATTTAAGCGGAGAGATTCATCTGGAGGAAGTGGCAAGACGTGCCTGCTGTTCCAGCTTTAATTTCCAGCGGATGTTTTCTTTTATGGCAGATGTATCCCTTGCGGACTACATCAGAAGACGGCGGCTCTCCCAGGCTGCTATGGAGCTTCTGACCACAGAGGAAAAAGTCATTGACGTTGCCTTAACGTATGGATACGAGTCGCCGGTTTCCTTTGCCAGGGCATTTTATGCTGTGCACGGTATGAATCCCAGCGAGGTGAGAAAATCCGGAAGGAAGATCAAAGCTTATCCCCGCATCTCCTTTGAAATAACCATAAAAGGAGTGGAGGCTATGAATTATTACGTAAAAGAGTTGGGAGAATTCCGGCTGGTAGGAATTAAGGAAAGAATGTCCCTGGACAATGGAGAGAATTTAAAAAGGATCCCGAAATTCTGGAATGAGTTCTCCAGCCAGGGCTGGTGCGAGAAAATACTGAAATTTAATGACAACAAGGATCTGCTTTTCATGGGTGTGTGTGCTAATCCTGATGATAAGGGTTTCGATTATTACATTGCGACCGGATCAAATAAGGAGATACCGGAAGATATGGCTGAATTGGTGGTACCAGCCGGCCAATATGTGATTTTTGAATGTGTGGGCAGGTTGCCGGAAGGACAGCAGAATATTTGGAAACGGATCTTTACGGAGTGGTTTCCGTCAGCCGGTTATGAGATGATAGACGGACCACAGCTGGAATGGTATCCCGAGGGAGATATCACTTCAGAGGAATATAGGAGCGAAATTTGGATCCCAGTCCGTAAAAAAGAGTAA
- the aguB gene encoding N-carbamoylputrescine amidase, producing the protein MREITVAAVQMRCCDDVKKNIANAERLVRQAAGEGAKVILLPELFERQYFCQERRYDFYEYAEPAEENQAVKHFTGIAAELQVVLPISFYERSGNTMFNSVAVLDGDGTKLGIYRKTHIPDDHYYQEKFYFTPGDIGFQVFNTMYGKIGVGICWDQWFPETARCLGLQGAELILYPTAIGSEPILECDSMEHWRRCMQGHAASNIIPVIAANRIGVESVVPCTSNGNQSSSLKFYGSSFITDNTGAVIASMGREEEGVICASFDLDQMMTDRRNWGLFRDRRPEMYGKITGKS; encoded by the coding sequence ATGAGAGAGATAACAGTAGCGGCAGTTCAGATGAGGTGCTGCGATGACGTTAAAAAGAATATTGCAAATGCGGAAAGACTGGTAAGGCAGGCAGCAGGGGAAGGGGCAAAGGTCATTCTCCTTCCGGAGCTGTTTGAACGGCAATACTTCTGCCAGGAGAGACGGTATGACTTTTATGAATATGCAGAACCGGCAGAGGAGAACCAGGCGGTTAAGCATTTTACCGGGATTGCGGCTGAGCTTCAGGTGGTGCTTCCCATCAGCTTTTATGAGCGGTCAGGAAATACCATGTTTAATTCAGTGGCAGTTCTTGACGGAGATGGGACAAAACTTGGAATATACCGGAAGACCCATATTCCCGATGATCATTACTACCAGGAAAAATTTTATTTCACTCCCGGGGACATCGGCTTTCAGGTATTTAACACCATGTACGGGAAAATCGGCGTAGGGATCTGCTGGGATCAGTGGTTTCCGGAGACAGCAAGGTGCTTAGGCTTACAGGGAGCGGAGCTGATCTTATATCCTACTGCCATTGGAAGCGAACCTATCCTGGAATGCGACAGCATGGAGCACTGGAGGCGCTGCATGCAGGGACACGCTGCTTCCAATATCATTCCGGTCATAGCGGCTAACCGGATCGGAGTGGAATCCGTTGTTCCCTGTACGTCAAATGGAAATCAAAGCTCCTCTCTTAAATTTTATGGCTCCTCCTTTATTACGGATAATACCGGGGCTGTCATAGCTTCTATGGGCCGGGAGGAAGAAGGGGTCATATGCGCTTCCTTTGATCTGGATCAGATGATGACTGACAGGAGAAACTGGGGGCTTTTCCGCGACCGCAGGCCGGAAATGTACGGGAAAATCACAGGAAAATCTTAA
- the aguA gene encoding agmatine deiminase → MEKLKSLPMADGFYMPGEFEPHRGCIMIWPKRPGSWPFGAGKARKAFAEIAEAIADSEQVIVLAEPDVKECAREMLSDRIQVVVMESDDAWARDVGPTFVINKERKVRGIDWQFNAWGGTFDGLYPDWQKDDLLAGCFCEHFGYPVYDAGHFVLEGGSIHSDGEGTLLVTEACLLSAGRNPSLSKLQIEEQLKNYLGASKVIWLKAGIYQDETNEHVDNVCAFVRPGEVVLAWTDDEDDPQYDMSLADLRMLEQEKDAAGRHFKIHKLPIPKEPVCITKEELSGFSFEPGEDEREAGERLAASYVNFYISNGGVIVPQFGDVHDLKAVRILEECFPERRIYPVYARDIIVGGGNIHCITQQIPL, encoded by the coding sequence ATGGAAAAATTAAAAAGCCTCCCAATGGCAGACGGATTTTACATGCCGGGAGAATTTGAGCCTCATCGGGGCTGTATCATGATCTGGCCCAAGCGGCCCGGCTCCTGGCCCTTTGGGGCCGGGAAGGCAAGAAAAGCCTTTGCCGAAATTGCGGAGGCCATTGCAGACAGCGAGCAGGTGATCGTGCTGGCGGAGCCTGATGTGAAGGAATGTGCCAGAGAAATGCTGTCGGACCGGATCCAGGTGGTTGTAATGGAATCTGACGACGCATGGGCAAGAGATGTGGGGCCTACGTTTGTGATCAATAAGGAACGTAAGGTCAGGGGCATCGACTGGCAGTTTAATGCCTGGGGAGGAACTTTTGACGGGCTGTATCCGGACTGGCAAAAGGATGACCTTCTTGCAGGGTGTTTCTGTGAGCATTTTGGCTATCCGGTTTACGATGCAGGGCATTTCGTACTGGAGGGAGGTTCCATTCATTCGGACGGGGAAGGTACGCTTTTGGTGACGGAAGCCTGTCTTCTAAGCGCCGGACGGAATCCCTCTCTTTCCAAGCTTCAGATTGAAGAACAGCTGAAAAATTATCTGGGGGCTTCTAAGGTCATCTGGTTAAAAGCAGGCATCTATCAGGATGAAACCAATGAGCACGTGGATAATGTCTGTGCATTTGTCCGGCCGGGGGAAGTGGTGTTAGCCTGGACGGATGATGAGGATGATCCTCAGTATGACATGTCCCTGGCTGATTTAAGGATGCTGGAACAGGAAAAAGATGCAGCAGGAAGGCATTTTAAGATTCATAAGCTTCCCATACCTAAGGAACCGGTCTGCATTACGAAAGAGGAGCTTTCAGGCTTTTCCTTCGAACCTGGAGAGGATGAGAGGGAGGCCGGAGAGCGCCTGGCTGCCAGCTATGTAAATTTTTATATATCCAATGGAGGGGTGATTGTTCCCCAGTTTGGGGATGTTCATGATTTAAAGGCAGTAAGGATATTAGAGGAGTGCTTCCCTGAGAGAAGAATCTATCCGGTGTATGCAAGAGATATTATTGTAGGAGGCGGAAATATTCACTGCATTACACAACAAATTCCGCTGTAG